The DNA window AGTGTGATGCTGCGCATGATTGCTCACTTGGGACCGGATTACGTGGTACAGATGGTCGCGCATCGGGTATTGCTTGTCCCAGGTGCGAGCCCCCTCGAGCGTGGCCGTAATGGCTTCGTGCACAAAGTCTTCATCCACCATTCCTCCCGCCAAAGGGCCGATATGAGCCACAAGCTGCCTGGCTTGCCACAGTAAACTCTTGCGCTCTCTTAGGGTAAGTGCCTCGAGGGCGCGTCGGATCTCATCATGAGTCGCTCCCATAAATTGAATTCGTCCAGAGTCTAAGACCGATGGCTCAAATATTTATTTCCGATTGTCCCGTTAAAAACTGACGAAAACTCAGTATAGCGAAGTATGAATCAGGAGAGTGCTTCCGAAGCAGTCAGGATACCACGACAAAGAAGGATCGAAATGAGAAAAACGATTTGCGGACAGAAGCCGATTAAAGGAGACGCTTCAGCGCCAGTGTGGAAACAACTGCGTGGCAGCTACGGAAGTAACTTTTGGCAGATGTATAGCTGGAAATTAGATCGGGACGTCCACTTCTACAGTAGTCTTGAACGTGACCACGGCGTGATCGTCGAAGCCGATCCCACCGTCGCCTCGTTCTGCGAACAACCGCTACGTATCAAAATCAAGCTGGATGGTCGAGATCGTGAAACAGTGATGGACATGCTGATCCAGTTCACGGACGGCCGAACGGAATATCGTGAAATCAAATACGTCAACGATGTGCAAGCCATTGATGATCACTCTCGAGTCTCTCGGCAATTGGCGGCTCAACGCGAGTGGGCGTTCGTCACCGCGAATGACTATAAAG is part of the Nitrospiraceae bacterium genome and encodes:
- a CDS encoding TnsA endonuclease N-terminal domain-containing protein gives rise to the protein MRKTICGQKPIKGDASAPVWKQLRGSYGSNFWQMYSWKLDRDVHFYSSLERDHGVIVEADPTVASFCEQPLRIKIKLDGRDRETVMDMLIQFTDGRTEYREIKYVNDVQAIDDHSRVSRQLAAQREWAFVTANDYKVVTDEEIRRNPTFLRNWKQILAYLATYASYDLSEIEHQLLAAFDIKPSWSLKDLERHLAPQDRQAVKASIFRLIHGGLCTAPLDVYPLTNSIAIQRGTK